One Streptomyces sp. SAI-135 DNA segment encodes these proteins:
- a CDS encoding cupin domain-containing protein, whose translation MATEPVSLPTALASFTEQWSPRIVTAVNDYDVRVTHVEGEHLWHVHDDTDEFFLVLDGELHISLRGPAGERTVVLPKLSVFTVPRGVEHKPYAPVPTDILLLEPTGTSTVGDRHDEIPAHVDVTTGRALG comes from the coding sequence ATGGCAACCGAACCCGTCTCCCTGCCCACCGCCCTGGCCTCCTTCACCGAGCAGTGGAGCCCCCGCATCGTCACCGCCGTCAACGACTACGACGTCCGCGTCACGCACGTCGAGGGCGAGCACCTGTGGCACGTGCACGACGACACCGACGAGTTCTTCCTCGTCCTCGACGGCGAACTGCACATCTCCCTGCGCGGGCCGGCCGGGGAGCGGACGGTCGTGCTGCCGAAGCTGTCCGTCTTCACCGTCCCGCGAGGCGTCGAGCACAAGCCGTACGCCCCCGTCCCGACCGACATCCTCCTCCTCGAACCCACCGGCACCTCCACGGTCGGCGACCGCCACGACGAGATCCCGGCCCATGTGGACGTGACGACGGGACGGGCGCTCGGGTGA
- a CDS encoding acyl-CoA dehydrogenase, which yields MGHYKSNLRDIEFNLFEVLGRDKLYGTGPFAEMDVETAKSILEELTRLSENELAESFADADRNPPVFDPETNTAPVPASFKKSYKAFMDSEYWRLGLPEEIGGTTSPRSLIWAFAELILGANPAVWMYSSGPAFAGILFEEGNEVQKHIAKVAVEKQWGSTMVLTEPDAGSDVGAGRTKAVQQEDGSWHIEGVKRFITSGEHDMEENILHYVLARPEGAGPGTKGLSLFLVPKYLFDFETGELGERNGVYATNVEHKMGLKASNTCEMTFGDRHPAKGWLIGDKHDGIRQMFRIIEFARMMVGTKAISTLSTGYLNALEYAKERVQGPDLANFMDKTAPKVTITHHPDVRRSLMTQKAYAEGMRALVLYTASIQDEIQVKEAAGEDVKALEGLNDLLLPIVKGYGSEKGYEQLAQSLQTFGGSGFLQEYPIEQYIRDAKIDTLYEGTTAIQGQDFFFRKIVRNQGAALNSLAEDIKKFLALGTGGEELAGAREHLAKAAVELEAIVGLMLTDLAATEQDVKNIYKVGLNTTRLLMASGDVVVGYLLLKGAAIAAEKLETASAKDKAFYTGKIAAAKFFAANVLPGVTLARKVAEGVELDLMELDEAAF from the coding sequence ATGGGGCACTACAAGTCGAATCTGCGCGACATCGAGTTCAACCTCTTCGAAGTACTCGGGCGCGACAAGCTGTACGGCACCGGGCCCTTCGCGGAGATGGACGTCGAGACCGCGAAGAGCATCCTGGAGGAGCTGACCCGCCTCTCGGAGAACGAGCTGGCGGAGTCCTTCGCGGACGCCGACCGCAACCCTCCGGTCTTCGACCCCGAGACGAACACCGCGCCGGTCCCGGCGTCCTTCAAGAAGAGCTACAAGGCCTTCATGGACTCCGAGTACTGGCGGCTCGGCCTGCCCGAGGAGATCGGCGGCACCACCTCGCCCCGCTCCCTGATCTGGGCCTTCGCCGAGCTGATCCTGGGCGCCAACCCAGCCGTGTGGATGTACTCCTCGGGCCCCGCGTTCGCCGGCATCCTCTTCGAGGAGGGCAACGAGGTCCAGAAGCACATCGCCAAGGTCGCCGTGGAGAAGCAGTGGGGATCCACGATGGTCCTCACCGAGCCCGACGCGGGCTCCGACGTCGGCGCCGGCCGCACCAAGGCGGTCCAGCAGGAGGACGGCTCCTGGCACATCGAGGGTGTCAAGCGCTTCATCACCTCGGGTGAGCACGACATGGAGGAGAACATCCTCCACTACGTCCTCGCCCGCCCCGAGGGTGCAGGCCCCGGCACCAAGGGCCTCTCCCTCTTCCTCGTCCCGAAGTACCTGTTCGACTTCGAGACCGGCGAGCTGGGCGAGCGCAACGGCGTGTACGCGACGAACGTCGAGCACAAGATGGGCCTCAAGGCCTCCAACACCTGCGAGATGACCTTCGGCGACCGCCACCCCGCCAAGGGCTGGCTGATCGGCGACAAGCACGACGGCATCCGCCAGATGTTCCGCATCATCGAGTTCGCGCGGATGATGGTCGGCACGAAGGCGATCTCCACGCTGTCGACGGGCTACCTGAACGCGCTGGAGTACGCCAAGGAGCGCGTGCAGGGCCCCGACCTCGCGAACTTCATGGACAAGACCGCGCCCAAGGTCACCATCACCCACCACCCCGACGTGCGCCGCTCGCTGATGACACAGAAGGCGTACGCGGAGGGCATGCGCGCCCTGGTGCTGTACACGGCCTCGATCCAGGACGAGATCCAGGTCAAGGAGGCGGCGGGCGAGGACGTCAAGGCGCTGGAGGGGCTGAACGACCTGCTCCTGCCGATCGTCAAGGGCTACGGCTCGGAGAAGGGCTACGAGCAGCTCGCCCAGTCGCTGCAGACCTTCGGCGGCTCCGGCTTCCTGCAGGAGTACCCGATCGAGCAGTACATCCGCGACGCCAAGATCGACACCCTGTACGAGGGCACCACCGCGATCCAGGGCCAGGACTTCTTCTTCCGGAAGATCGTCCGCAACCAGGGCGCCGCCCTCAACTCCCTCGCCGAGGACATCAAGAAGTTCCTGGCGCTGGGCACCGGCGGCGAGGAGCTCGCGGGCGCCCGTGAGCACCTGGCCAAGGCGGCCGTGGAGCTGGAGGCGATCGTCGGTCTGATGCTGACCGACCTCGCGGCCACCGAGCAGGACGTCAAGAACATCTACAAGGTGGGCCTCAACACCACCCGCCTGCTGATGGCCTCCGGTGACGTGGTCGTCGGCTACCTGCTCCTCAAGGGCGCCGCGATCGCCGCCGAGAAGCTGGAGACCGCCTCCGCGAAGGACAAGGCGTTCTACACCGGCAAGATCGCGGCGGCGAAGTTCTTCGCGGCCAACGTCCTGCCCGGCGTGACCCTGGCCCGCAAGGTCGCCGAGGGCGTCGAGCTGGACCTGATGGAGCTGGACGAGGCCGCGTTCTAG
- a CDS encoding Ig-like domain repeat protein, translated as MRSTSAATAFAVLFSSVALSVAAAGSASAASAVLTQPVGLVADGALQRVFVADQDNGRILATDYSGTLVDVNVGFGRPSDLALSDDGHTLYAVLPTTHEIVALDAATLEVRTRYDLGAGIDPREAAVAGGRVWFTYRTSDESGFHGNLGVIDPTAADATTAVTLGQLPEGVAPYYNAGVLDADPSSPGLLAFHDSGDRSGAINLLDVSGATPQVIAKTDTDHWTNDLDLVPGTSQLLWNGYRKLTYADGAFTEGAGLTETGWSGDVSPGGLIAQAYDRHVNVYKAGSATPVRRFDAGTAGMGEVVWAPDSSRVFALAGNADNTYTLRAFTGPALSVPTLTVNAPATAPRAKQLTVTGKLTANVPFAAGTKLAVTRTDLESPNGKALASVTVKADGSYSFTDTPPAGGKVKYTVKYAGDAEHTAVSASDTVDVSLASTSLSLNNNGKLYNYGTDVKFTAHLGTTYKNRSVSIYADPFGSDRGKKLIKTGTVNADGNISAWVDMTRDTAVTAVFSGDARYKPKTVKSTAYARVKVSTAVSKHYKTAKIGSTSYYWFHKNTDPLLTTTMTYYPGRQQRFDLQVYYQGTWYSADSQYFPLGTSGKSAVTLEAPGESGIRARMRSVYVNGSSGDSVNSTTYGAWKYLYFSN; from the coding sequence ATGCGCAGCACCTCGGCCGCGACGGCGTTCGCGGTCCTCTTCTCCTCGGTGGCGCTGAGCGTCGCCGCGGCCGGTTCCGCCTCGGCCGCGTCGGCCGTGCTCACCCAGCCCGTCGGACTGGTCGCGGACGGCGCGCTCCAGCGCGTCTTCGTCGCGGACCAGGACAACGGACGCATCCTGGCCACCGACTACAGCGGCACTCTGGTCGACGTGAACGTCGGCTTCGGCCGCCCCAGCGACCTCGCGCTCTCGGACGACGGCCACACCCTTTACGCGGTCCTGCCGACCACCCACGAGATCGTGGCCCTCGACGCGGCGACCCTGGAGGTCCGGACCCGCTACGACCTCGGCGCCGGCATCGACCCGCGCGAGGCCGCCGTCGCCGGCGGGCGGGTGTGGTTCACGTACCGCACGAGCGACGAGAGCGGCTTCCACGGGAACCTGGGCGTCATCGACCCCACCGCCGCCGACGCCACCACCGCGGTGACCCTCGGACAGCTCCCGGAGGGTGTCGCCCCGTACTACAACGCGGGCGTCCTGGACGCGGACCCGTCCTCGCCCGGTCTGCTCGCCTTCCACGACAGCGGTGACCGCTCGGGCGCGATCAACCTCCTCGACGTCTCCGGCGCCACCCCGCAGGTGATCGCCAAGACGGACACCGACCACTGGACCAACGACCTCGACCTGGTCCCCGGCACCTCTCAGCTGCTGTGGAACGGCTATCGCAAGCTGACCTACGCCGACGGCGCCTTCACCGAGGGCGCGGGCCTCACCGAGACCGGCTGGTCCGGCGACGTCTCGCCCGGCGGTCTGATCGCCCAGGCCTACGACCGCCACGTCAACGTCTACAAGGCGGGCTCCGCCACTCCGGTGCGGCGCTTCGACGCCGGGACGGCCGGCATGGGCGAGGTGGTCTGGGCCCCCGACTCCTCCCGGGTCTTCGCCCTGGCCGGCAACGCGGACAACACCTACACCCTGAGGGCCTTCACCGGCCCGGCGCTCAGCGTGCCCACCCTCACGGTCAACGCGCCCGCGACCGCGCCCCGCGCCAAGCAGCTCACCGTCACCGGCAAGCTCACGGCCAACGTGCCGTTCGCCGCCGGCACCAAGCTCGCCGTCACCCGCACCGACCTGGAGAGCCCGAACGGCAAGGCCCTGGCGTCCGTCACGGTGAAGGCCGACGGCTCGTACTCCTTCACCGACACCCCGCCGGCCGGCGGCAAGGTCAAGTACACGGTGAAGTACGCGGGCGACGCCGAGCACACGGCCGTCAGCGCCTCCGACACGGTCGACGTCTCCCTCGCGTCCACGTCCCTGAGCCTGAACAACAACGGCAAGCTGTACAACTACGGCACCGACGTCAAGTTCACCGCGCACCTCGGCACGACGTACAAGAACCGCTCGGTCTCGATCTACGCCGACCCCTTCGGTAGCGACAGGGGCAAGAAGCTGATCAAGACCGGCACGGTGAACGCCGACGGCAACATCAGTGCCTGGGTGGACATGACCCGGGACACGGCCGTCACCGCGGTCTTCTCGGGCGACGCCCGCTACAAGCCGAAGACGGTCAAGTCCACGGCCTACGCCCGGGTCAAGGTCTCCACCGCCGTCTCCAAGCACTACAAGACGGCGAAGATCGGGTCGACGTCGTACTACTGGTTCCACAAGAACACCGATCCGCTGCTCACCACGACGATGACCTACTACCCGGGCCGTCAGCAGCGCTTCGACCTCCAGGTCTACTACCAGGGCACCTGGTACTCGGCGGACTCGCAGTACTTCCCGCTCGGCACGAGCGGCAAGTCGGCCGTCACGCTCGAGGCACCGGGTGAGTCCGGCATCCGGGCGCGGATGCGGTCGGTGTACGTCAACGGCTCGTCCGGCGACAGCGTGAACTCGACGACGTACGGGGCATGGAAGTACCTGTACTTCAGCAACTGA
- a CDS encoding NHL domain-containing thioredoxin family protein, whose amino-acid sequence MSGSAPRRVRVRAPELIGKGGWLNTGGKQYTLADLRGRIVVLDFWTFCCVNCLHVLDELRELEEKHSDTVVVVGVHSPKFVHEAEHTAVADAVERYGVAHPVLDDPELATWKQYAVRAWPTLVVIDPEGYVVAQHAGEGHVHAIDRLVTELEAEHAAKGTLRRGDGPYVAPEPEPTTLRFPGKALLLPSGHLLVSDTTRHQLVELAADGESVVRRIGSGVRGFADGTARTAAFSEPQGLALLDDGSVVVADTVNHALRRLDPGTGEVTTPAGTGRQWWRGSPTAGPARETDLSSPWDVAVWNGLVWIAMAGVHQLWTYDPGEGTVTAVAGTTNEGLVDGPGAEAWFAQPSGLAVSPDGERLWLADSETSALRWVDLDGAVHTAVGTGLFDFGHRDGAAEQALLQHPLGVTVLPDGSVAVSDTYNHALRRYDPATGEVTTLATDLREPSDAVLVGAEIVVVESARHRLTRLRLPEEAVRVAAKAHRTRRAATEVAPGRLRLDVVFQAPAGQKPDTRYGPATRLLVSATPPELLKDGEGAGTELSRTLELNPAVEQGVLHLSAMAASCDTASGDGSAEYPACHVHQQDWGVPVRLTRTGTSRLALVLAGTDESA is encoded by the coding sequence ATGAGCGGTTCCGCACCCCGTCGCGTCCGTGTCCGCGCCCCCGAGCTGATCGGCAAGGGCGGCTGGCTGAACACGGGCGGGAAGCAGTACACCCTCGCCGACCTGCGGGGCCGCATCGTCGTTCTCGACTTCTGGACCTTCTGCTGTGTGAACTGCCTGCATGTCCTCGACGAGCTCAGGGAGCTGGAGGAGAAGCACTCCGACACCGTCGTGGTGGTCGGCGTGCACTCGCCGAAGTTCGTGCACGAGGCCGAGCACACGGCGGTGGCGGACGCGGTCGAGCGGTACGGGGTGGCCCATCCCGTCCTCGACGACCCGGAGCTCGCGACCTGGAAGCAGTACGCGGTCCGTGCCTGGCCGACGCTCGTCGTGATCGACCCCGAGGGGTACGTGGTCGCGCAGCATGCCGGTGAGGGGCATGTGCACGCGATCGACCGGCTGGTGACGGAGCTGGAGGCCGAGCACGCCGCGAAGGGCACCCTGCGGCGCGGCGACGGGCCGTACGTGGCGCCCGAGCCCGAGCCGACCACGCTGCGCTTCCCGGGCAAGGCGCTGCTGCTGCCGTCCGGGCACCTCCTGGTCAGTGACACCACCCGGCACCAGCTCGTGGAGCTCGCCGCGGACGGGGAGAGCGTCGTCCGGCGGATCGGGTCCGGTGTGCGCGGCTTCGCCGACGGGACCGCGCGGACGGCCGCGTTCAGCGAACCGCAGGGGCTCGCACTCCTCGACGACGGCAGCGTGGTCGTCGCCGACACCGTCAACCACGCCCTGCGCCGCCTCGATCCCGGCACCGGGGAGGTCACCACGCCGGCCGGCACCGGACGGCAGTGGTGGCGGGGTTCCCCCACCGCAGGACCCGCGCGCGAGACGGACCTGTCCTCCCCGTGGGACGTGGCGGTGTGGAACGGCCTGGTGTGGATCGCGATGGCGGGCGTCCACCAGCTGTGGACCTACGACCCGGGCGAGGGGACCGTCACGGCCGTGGCCGGCACCACCAACGAGGGCCTGGTCGACGGCCCCGGCGCGGAGGCCTGGTTCGCCCAGCCCTCCGGTCTCGCGGTGTCCCCGGACGGCGAGCGGCTGTGGCTCGCCGACTCCGAGACCTCCGCCCTGCGCTGGGTCGACCTGGACGGGGCCGTGCACACCGCCGTCGGCACCGGCCTCTTCGACTTCGGCCACCGCGACGGCGCCGCCGAACAGGCCCTGCTCCAGCACCCCCTGGGTGTCACCGTGCTGCCCGACGGTTCGGTCGCGGTCAGCGACACCTACAACCACGCCCTGCGCCGCTACGACCCGGCGACCGGCGAGGTCACCACCCTCGCCACGGATCTGCGGGAGCCGAGCGACGCGGTCCTGGTCGGTGCGGAGATCGTGGTCGTCGAGTCGGCCCGGCACCGTCTGACCCGGCTCAGACTGCCCGAGGAGGCCGTACGCGTCGCGGCGAAGGCCCACCGCACCCGGCGCGCGGCCACCGAAGTGGCGCCCGGAAGGCTCCGGTTGGACGTGGTCTTCCAGGCCCCGGCGGGCCAGAAGCCGGACACCCGGTACGGCCCCGCGACCCGCCTCCTGGTCTCCGCCACCCCGCCCGAACTGCTGAAGGACGGCGAGGGTGCGGGAACAGAACTGTCCCGCACCCTCGAACTGAACCCCGCGGTCGAGCAGGGCGTCCTGCACCTCTCGGCCATGGCCGCGTCCTGCGACACGGCGTCCGGCGACGGCTCCGCCGAGTACCCGGCCTGCCATGTGCACCAGCAGGACTGGGGAGTTCCGGTCCGCCTGACCCGGACCGGGACCAGCCGGCTCGCGCTGGTCCTCGCCGGGACGGACGAGAGCGCGTAA
- a CDS encoding intradiol ring-cleavage dioxygenase: MRRHGDDEVHEHDRGLSHDLPVLARRRMIRLLAGAGAGSLLVPLAGCTAEDGASSAADCAAVPEETAGPYPGDGSNGVNVLKESGVVRADITRSFGDSAGGTAEGVPLTLTLTVVDAGSGCGTPRRGAAVYVWHCDREGGYSLYTQGVTEENYLRGVQETDDRGRATFISVFPGCYPGRWPHVHFEVYGSLRDAIRATAITSTSQLALPKDVCETVYATEGYERSVDNLGRLSLESDSVFGDGHDRQLAAVEGSVGAGYTATLTVAV, encoded by the coding sequence ATGCGCAGACATGGTGACGACGAGGTCCACGAGCACGACCGAGGGCTCTCCCACGACCTTCCGGTGCTCGCCCGCCGACGGATGATCCGGCTGCTGGCGGGAGCGGGGGCGGGGTCCCTTCTGGTGCCCCTGGCGGGCTGCACCGCCGAGGACGGCGCCTCCTCCGCCGCGGACTGCGCCGCCGTTCCGGAGGAGACCGCGGGCCCCTACCCCGGCGACGGCTCGAACGGCGTGAACGTACTGAAGGAGAGCGGGGTCGTCCGCGCCGACATCACACGCAGCTTCGGTGACTCCGCGGGCGGGACCGCCGAGGGGGTCCCGCTGACCCTCACGCTCACGGTGGTGGACGCCGGTTCCGGTTGCGGGACCCCGCGCAGGGGCGCCGCCGTCTACGTCTGGCACTGCGACCGCGAGGGCGGCTACTCCCTTTACACGCAGGGCGTCACCGAGGAGAACTACCTGCGGGGTGTCCAGGAGACCGACGACCGGGGCCGGGCCACCTTCATCAGCGTCTTCCCCGGCTGCTACCCCGGCCGCTGGCCGCACGTCCACTTCGAGGTCTACGGCAGCCTCCGGGACGCGATCCGGGCCACCGCGATCACGAGCACCTCGCAGCTCGCGCTGCCGAAGGACGTCTGCGAGACGGTGTACGCGACCGAGGGTTACGAGCGCAGCGTGGACAACCTCGGCCGGCTCTCCCTGGAGTCGGACAGCGTCTTCGGGGACGGTCACGACCGGCAGCTCGCGGCGGTCGAGGGGAGCGTCGGGGCGGGGTACACCGCCACGCTGACCGTCGCGGTGTGA
- a CDS encoding M18 family aminopeptidase, with protein MSAPHRLDRGHTDDLMTFLAASPTPYHAVANAAQRLEKAGFRQVAETDAWDGTSGGKYVLRGGAIIAWYVPENAAPHTPYRIVGAHTDSPNLRVKPLPDSGAHGWRQVAVEIYGGPLMNSWLDRDLGLAGRLTLRDGSTRLVNVDRPLLRVPQLAIHLDRAVSSDGLKLDKQRHLQPIWGLGDDVRDGDLIAFLEEELGLGAGEVTGWDLMTHSVEAPAYLGRDKELVAGPRMDNLLSVHAGVAALAAVSSGEPPYIPVLAAFDHEENGSQSDTGADGPLLGGVLERSVFARGGSYEDRARAFAGTVCLSSDTGHAVHPNYAERHDPTHHPRVNGGPILKVNVNNRYATDGSGRAVWAAACERAGVPFQSFVSNNSMPCGTTIGPITAARHGIKTVDIGVAILSMHSVRELCGADDPHLLANALIAFLEG; from the coding sequence ATGAGCGCACCCCACCGCCTCGACCGCGGCCACACCGACGACCTCATGACGTTCCTGGCGGCAAGTCCCACGCCGTACCACGCGGTGGCGAACGCCGCCCAGCGGCTGGAGAAGGCAGGCTTCCGCCAGGTCGCGGAGACGGACGCCTGGGACGGGACGAGCGGCGGCAAGTACGTGCTGCGCGGCGGCGCGATCATCGCCTGGTACGTCCCCGAGAACGCGGCGCCCCACACGCCGTACCGCATCGTCGGCGCGCACACCGACTCCCCGAACCTGCGGGTCAAGCCGCTGCCCGACAGCGGGGCGCACGGCTGGCGCCAGGTCGCCGTGGAGATCTACGGCGGTCCGCTGATGAACTCCTGGCTGGACCGCGACCTGGGGCTGGCCGGCCGGCTGACCCTGCGGGACGGCTCGACACGTCTGGTGAACGTGGACCGGCCGCTGCTGCGCGTGCCCCAGCTCGCCATCCACCTCGACCGCGCGGTCTCCTCGGACGGGCTCAAGCTCGACAAGCAGCGCCACCTCCAGCCGATCTGGGGACTCGGCGACGACGTGCGCGACGGCGACCTTATCGCCTTCCTGGAGGAGGAACTCGGGCTCGGCGCGGGCGAGGTGACCGGCTGGGACCTGATGACGCACTCGGTGGAGGCACCCGCCTACCTGGGCCGGGACAAGGAGCTGGTGGCCGGACCGCGGATGGACAACCTGCTGTCCGTGCACGCGGGCGTGGCCGCACTGGCCGCGGTGTCCTCCGGCGAACCGCCCTACATCCCGGTGCTCGCCGCCTTCGACCACGAGGAGAACGGCTCGCAGTCGGACACCGGCGCGGACGGGCCGCTGCTCGGCGGGGTCCTGGAGCGCTCGGTGTTCGCCCGCGGCGGCTCCTACGAGGACCGGGCGCGGGCCTTCGCCGGGACGGTCTGCCTGTCCTCCGACACCGGGCACGCCGTGCACCCCAACTACGCGGAACGGCACGACCCGACGCACCACCCGCGGGTCAACGGCGGACCGATCCTCAAGGTCAACGTCAACAACCGCTACGCCACGGACGGTTCGGGCCGCGCCGTGTGGGCCGCCGCCTGCGAGCGGGCCGGGGTGCCCTTCCAGTCGTTCGTCTCCAACAACTCGATGCCCTGCGGCACCACGATCGGCCCGATCACCGCGGCCCGGCACGGCATCAAGACCGTCGACATCGGTGTGGCGATCCTGTCCATGCACAGCGTCCGGGAGTTGTGCGGCGCGGACGACCCGCATCTGCTGGCGAACGCCCTGATCGCGTTCCTCGAAGGGTAG
- a CDS encoding SseB family protein: protein MYGYDQSAGAQQQYGVPPQQPMAGGVGGYGQQPPLYPEPSPPSLADAVRAFTTGQLAAEDFQQVFATSKVYCPRGDNPGFLALHNTQQPVIPMFTTLKELRRYAGKESKYFVITGAEVLDLLPTGYGFVLDMEGEHRIVFDAKAVEQMVEFAMRRMYG, encoded by the coding sequence ATGTACGGCTACGACCAGAGCGCTGGTGCCCAGCAGCAGTACGGCGTCCCGCCGCAGCAGCCCATGGCCGGCGGAGTGGGCGGGTACGGCCAGCAGCCGCCGCTCTACCCCGAGCCGTCCCCGCCCTCGCTCGCGGACGCGGTGCGTGCCTTCACCACCGGGCAGCTGGCGGCCGAGGACTTCCAGCAGGTCTTCGCCACGTCCAAGGTCTACTGCCCGCGCGGTGACAATCCCGGCTTCCTCGCCCTGCACAACACCCAGCAGCCGGTGATCCCCATGTTCACCACGCTCAAGGAGCTGCGGCGGTATGCGGGCAAGGAGTCCAAGTACTTCGTCATCACCGGCGCGGAGGTCCTCGACCTGCTGCCCACGGGCTACGGCTTCGTCCTCGACATGGAGGGCGAGCACCGCATCGTCTTCGACGCGAAGGCCGTGGAGCAGATGGTCGAGTTCGCGATGCGGCGGATGTACGGATAG
- a CDS encoding DUF6458 family protein, which translates to MGLGGCIILIAVGAILTFATDWHMQGVNLDLVGVILMIVGLIGVTTFSSIARRRRVVVPPTTSTVVEERRRDGYSDGYGV; encoded by the coding sequence ATGGGCCTCGGCGGGTGCATCATTCTCATCGCCGTGGGAGCAATCCTCACGTTCGCCACCGACTGGCACATGCAGGGGGTCAACCTCGACCTGGTCGGTGTGATCCTGATGATCGTGGGACTGATCGGCGTGACGACGTTCAGCAGCATCGCCCGGCGGCGGCGCGTGGTGGTCCCCCCCACCACGTCGACGGTCGTCGAGGAGCGGCGCCGGGACGGATACTCCGACGGATACGGCGTGTAA
- a CDS encoding glycosyltransferase family 2 protein has product MALIPAHNEQDRIADAIQGLWRQTRRPDLIVVVADNCTDATAEIAVAHGARVFTTEGNTHKKAGALNQAIAWVLPHLEDRDLLLVQDADTVLNPWFSETAIGTFNRKVGAVGGVFYGENGGGLLGLLQRMEFHRYAWELERTGGKAQVLTGTGTMFRARVLREVRAARRAGRLGGGQAYYSLASLTEDDEMTKAVKTLGYRTMSPAGCAVTTEVMPTLGKLWHQRLRWQRGALENLRDYGWTRVTARYFLQQFLMGFGALSFLVYLTYMVTYTTLYGWPGFSPFWTAIGLVFVVEKTVSVRRAGPRAVLVAALMVPEMLYDLFQHAVYFTSLWGLLRRSEEKWVAT; this is encoded by the coding sequence GTGGCGCTGATACCGGCCCACAACGAACAGGACCGCATCGCCGACGCGATCCAGGGCCTGTGGCGGCAGACCCGGCGCCCCGACCTCATCGTCGTCGTCGCCGACAACTGCACCGACGCCACCGCCGAGATCGCCGTCGCGCACGGCGCCCGCGTCTTCACCACCGAGGGCAACACCCACAAGAAGGCCGGCGCCCTCAACCAGGCCATCGCCTGGGTACTGCCCCATCTCGAGGATCGCGACCTGCTGCTGGTGCAGGACGCCGACACCGTGCTCAACCCCTGGTTCAGCGAGACGGCGATCGGCACCTTCAACCGCAAGGTCGGCGCCGTCGGCGGGGTCTTCTACGGCGAGAACGGCGGCGGACTGCTCGGACTGCTCCAGCGCATGGAGTTCCACCGCTACGCCTGGGAACTGGAGCGCACCGGCGGCAAGGCCCAGGTGCTCACCGGCACCGGCACCATGTTCCGCGCCCGTGTCCTGCGCGAGGTGCGCGCCGCCCGCCGCGCCGGACGGCTCGGCGGCGGCCAGGCCTACTACAGCCTCGCCTCGCTCACCGAGGACGACGAGATGACCAAGGCGGTCAAGACCCTCGGCTACCGGACCATGTCCCCGGCCGGCTGCGCGGTCACCACGGAGGTCATGCCGACCCTGGGCAAGCTGTGGCACCAGCGGCTGCGCTGGCAGCGCGGCGCCCTGGAGAACCTGCGCGACTACGGCTGGACACGTGTCACCGCCCGCTACTTCCTGCAGCAGTTCCTCATGGGCTTCGGCGCGCTGTCCTTCCTGGTCTACCTGACCTACATGGTCACCTACACCACGCTGTACGGCTGGCCCGGCTTCTCGCCCTTCTGGACCGCGATCGGGCTGGTCTTCGTGGTCGAGAAGACGGTCTCCGTACGGCGGGCCGGGCCGCGCGCCGTGCTGGTGGCGGCGCTCATGGTGCCCGAGATGCTCTACGACCTTTTCCAGCACGCCGTCTACTTCACCTCGCTGTGGGGCCTGTTGCGCCGCAGCGAGGAGAAGTGGGTGGCGACGTAA